A single Salvelinus sp. IW2-2015 unplaced genomic scaffold, ASM291031v2 Un_scaffold6146, whole genome shotgun sequence DNA region contains:
- the LOC112078731 gene encoding endothelin-3-like yields the protein SSAPSKDVVERRELETTKMNLVSRPTTVGVVSGVGVASGVGEASGVGVASGVGVASGVGVASRVGEASDLGVASGVGVASSVGVASSNGSRNITEARRRDKRCTCYSYRDKECVYYCHLDIIWINTPE from the coding sequence GTTCTTCAGCCCCCAGTAAAGATGTTGTCGAGAGGAGAGAGTTGGAGACCACGAAGATGAACTTGGTCTCCAGGCCAACCACAGTGGGTGTGGTCAGCGGTGTGGGTGTGGCCAGCGGTGTGGGTGAGGCCAGCGGTGTAGGTGTGGCCAGCGGTGTGGGTGTGGCCAGCGGTGTGGGTGTGGCCAGCAGAGTGGGTGAGGCCAGCGATTTAGGTGTAGCCAGTGGTGTAGGTGTGGCCAGCAGTGTGGGTGTGGCCAGCAGCAATGGGTCCCGGAACATCACTGAGGCGCGGCGTAGAGACAAGCGCTGCACGTGTTACAGCTACAGAGACAAGGAGTGTGTCTACTACTGTCACCTGGACATCATCTGGATCAACACACCAGAGTGA